One genomic segment of Streptomyces liangshanensis includes these proteins:
- a CDS encoding 2-oxoacid:acceptor oxidoreductase subunit alpha yields the protein MTSQVSSPAERADGADDVSEGAVGEQRAALLAPEGEGTKEVRRLDRVIIRFAGDSGDGMQLTGDRFTSETASFGNDLSTLPNFPAEIRAPAGTLPGVSSFQLHFADHDILTPGDAPNVLVAMNPAALKANIGDVPRGAEVIVNTDEFTKRPMAKVGYDVSPLEDGSLDGYQVHPVPLTTLTIEALKEFGLSRKEAERSKNMFALGLLSWMYHRPTEGTERFLRAKFAKKPEIAEANVAAFRAGWNFGETTEDFAVSYEVAPASTAFPTGTYRNISGNLALSYGLIAAAHQAELPLYLGSYPITPASDILHELSRHKNFGVRTFQAEDEIAAIGAALGAAFGGSLAVTTTSGPGVALKSETIGLAVSLELPLLVVAIQRGGPSTGLPTKTEQADLLQAMYGRNGEAPVPIVAPQTPADCFDAAIDAARIAVTYRTPVFLLSDGYLANGSEPWRIPEIEELPDLRVAFASGPNHELADGTEVFWPYKRDPKTLARPWAVPGTPGLEHRIGGIEKQDGTGNISYDPANHDFMVRTRQAKIDGIEVPDLVVDDPDGARTLVLGWGSTYGPITAAVRRLRKDGEAIAQAHLRHINPFPRNLGEILARYDKVVVPEMNLGQLATLLRAKYLVDAHSYNQVNGMPFKAEQLATALKEAIDV from the coding sequence GTGACCAGCCAGGTCAGTAGCCCAGCCGAGCGTGCCGATGGCGCCGACGACGTCAGTGAGGGCGCCGTGGGGGAACAGCGCGCCGCGCTGCTCGCGCCGGAGGGTGAGGGCACGAAGGAAGTCCGCCGTCTGGACCGGGTGATCATCCGCTTCGCGGGTGACTCGGGCGACGGCATGCAGCTGACAGGTGACCGCTTCACGTCGGAGACGGCGTCGTTCGGGAACGACCTGTCGACCCTGCCGAACTTCCCCGCCGAGATCCGGGCGCCCGCCGGGACCCTGCCGGGTGTCTCGTCCTTCCAGCTGCACTTCGCCGACCACGACATCCTCACCCCGGGCGACGCCCCGAACGTGCTGGTCGCGATGAACCCGGCCGCGCTCAAGGCGAACATCGGGGACGTGCCGCGGGGCGCCGAGGTCATCGTCAACACCGACGAGTTCACCAAGCGCCCGATGGCGAAGGTCGGCTACGACGTCTCGCCGCTGGAGGACGGGTCCCTGGACGGGTACCAGGTCCACCCGGTGCCGCTGACCACCCTGACGATCGAGGCGCTCAAGGAGTTCGGGCTCTCCCGCAAGGAGGCCGAGCGCTCGAAGAACATGTTCGCGCTCGGGCTGCTGTCGTGGATGTACCACCGGCCCACCGAGGGCACCGAGCGGTTCCTGCGCGCGAAGTTCGCGAAGAAGCCGGAGATCGCCGAGGCGAACGTGGCCGCGTTCCGGGCGGGCTGGAACTTCGGCGAGACCACCGAGGACTTCGCGGTCAGCTACGAGGTCGCCCCGGCCTCGACCGCGTTCCCGACCGGCACGTACCGCAACATCTCCGGGAACCTCGCCCTGTCGTACGGCCTGATCGCCGCCGCGCACCAGGCCGAGCTGCCGCTCTACCTGGGCTCGTACCCGATCACCCCGGCCTCGGACATCCTGCACGAGCTGTCCCGGCACAAGAACTTCGGCGTACGGACCTTCCAGGCCGAGGACGAGATCGCCGCGATCGGCGCCGCGCTGGGGGCCGCGTTCGGCGGTTCGCTCGCGGTGACGACCACCTCGGGCCCCGGCGTCGCGCTCAAGTCGGAGACGATCGGCCTCGCGGTCTCCCTGGAGCTGCCGCTGCTGGTGGTCGCGATCCAGCGGGGCGGCCCCTCGACCGGCCTGCCGACCAAGACCGAGCAGGCCGACCTCCTCCAGGCGATGTACGGGCGCAACGGCGAGGCGCCGGTGCCGATCGTCGCGCCGCAGACCCCGGCGGACTGCTTCGACGCGGCGATCGACGCCGCCCGGATCGCCGTCACGTACCGCACCCCGGTCTTCCTGCTCTCCGACGGCTACCTCGCCAACGGCTCCGAGCCGTGGCGGATCCCGGAGATCGAGGAACTGCCCGACCTGCGGGTGGCGTTCGCCTCCGGGCCGAACCACGAACTCGCCGACGGCACCGAGGTGTTCTGGCCGTACAAGCGCGACCCGAAGACGCTGGCCCGCCCCTGGGCCGTCCCCGGCACCCCCGGCCTCGAACACCGCATCGGCGGCATCGAGAAGCAGGACGGCACGGGCAACATCTCGTACGACCCGGCGAACCACGACTTCATGGTCCGTACGCGCCAGGCGAAGATCGACGGCATCGAGGTGCCCGACCTGGTGGTGGACGACCCGGACGGCGCCCGCACGCTGGTGCTCGGCTGGGGGTCCACGTACGGGCCGATCACCGCCGCCGTGCGCCGGCTGCGCAAGGACGGCGAGGCGATCGCGCAGGCGCACCTGCGCCACATCAACCCGTTCCCGCGCAACCTCGGGGAGATCCTGGCGCGGTACGACAAGGTCGTCGTGCCCGAGATGAACCTCGGCCAGCTCGCCACGCTGCTCCGGGCGAAGTACCTGGTCGACGCCCACTCGTACAACCAGGTCAACGGCATGCCGTTCAAGGCGGAGCAGCTCGCCACGGCTCTCAAGGAGGCCATCGATGTCTGA
- a CDS encoding response regulator transcription factor → MRVVIAEDSVLLREGLTRLLTDRGHDVVAGVGDGEALVKTVGDLAAQGALPDVVVADVRMPPTHTDEGVRAAVRLRKEHPGIGVLVLSQYVEEQYATELLAGSSRGVGYLLKDRVAEVREFVDAVVRVARGGTALDPEVVAQLLGRSRKQDVLAGLTPREREVLGLMAEGRTNSAVARQLVVSDGAVEKHVSNIFQKLGLSPSDGDHRRVLAVLTYLRN, encoded by the coding sequence GTGCGGGTCGTCATCGCCGAGGACTCGGTACTGCTCAGGGAAGGCCTGACGCGGCTGCTCACCGACCGCGGACACGACGTGGTCGCCGGGGTCGGGGACGGCGAGGCGCTGGTCAAGACCGTGGGTGACCTGGCGGCGCAGGGGGCGCTGCCGGACGTGGTGGTCGCGGACGTGCGGATGCCGCCGACCCACACCGACGAGGGCGTCCGGGCGGCCGTACGGCTCCGCAAGGAGCACCCCGGCATCGGGGTGCTGGTCCTGTCGCAGTACGTGGAGGAGCAGTACGCCACCGAACTGCTGGCCGGCAGCAGCCGGGGCGTCGGGTACCTGCTCAAGGACCGGGTCGCCGAGGTGCGGGAGTTCGTGGACGCCGTGGTGCGGGTGGCCAGGGGGGGTACGGCGCTGGACCCCGAGGTGGTGGCGCAGCTGCTCGGCCGCAGCCGGAAACAGGACGTGCTGGCCGGGCTGACCCCCCGCGAGCGTGAGGTGCTCGGTCTGATGGCCGAGGGGCGTACGAACAGCGCGGTCGCCCGGCAGCTCGTCGTCAGCGACGGCGCCGTGGAGAAGCACGTGAGCAACATCTTCCAGAAGCTCGGGCTCTCCCCCAGCGACGGGGATCACCGCCGGGTCCTGGCCGTCCTGACGTACCTCAGGAACTGA
- the rarD gene encoding EamA family transporter RarD, whose translation MWGLVPLFWPLLKPSAALEILAHRMVWSLLFVAVALVALRRWAWMKDLVRRPKKLALVAVAASVISVNWGLYIWSVNSGHVVEASLGYFINPLVTIAIGVLLLKERLRPAQWAAVAIGVLAVLVLAIGYGQPPWISLTLAFSFATYGLVKKKVNLGGLESLAAETVILFLPALGYLVWLQVRGTATFGAEGAGNALLLVSTGLVTAVPLVCFGAAAIRVPLSTLGLLQYLAPLFQFALGVAYFHEAMPAERWAGFSLVWLALTILTWEALRTGRRARAERARLAEAVRVAAGPAGGSAGTGGEAGAGGRAPAGASGQGAVEPAS comes from the coding sequence ATGTGGGGGCTCGTCCCGCTCTTCTGGCCGCTGCTCAAACCGTCCGCGGCGCTGGAGATCCTCGCCCACCGGATGGTGTGGTCGCTGCTGTTCGTCGCCGTCGCGCTGGTGGCGCTGCGCCGCTGGGCCTGGATGAAGGACCTGGTGCGCCGGCCGAAGAAGCTGGCGCTCGTCGCGGTCGCGGCGAGCGTGATCAGCGTCAACTGGGGCCTCTACATCTGGTCGGTCAACTCCGGCCACGTGGTGGAGGCGTCGCTCGGCTACTTCATCAACCCGCTGGTGACGATCGCGATCGGCGTGCTGCTCCTCAAGGAGCGGCTGCGGCCCGCGCAGTGGGCGGCGGTGGCCATCGGGGTGCTGGCCGTCCTGGTGCTGGCGATCGGGTACGGGCAGCCGCCGTGGATCTCGTTGACGCTGGCGTTCTCGTTCGCGACGTACGGCCTGGTCAAGAAGAAGGTCAACCTGGGTGGCCTGGAGTCGCTGGCGGCGGAGACGGTGATCCTCTTCCTGCCCGCGCTGGGGTACCTGGTGTGGCTCCAGGTCCGGGGGACGGCGACCTTCGGCGCGGAGGGGGCGGGGAACGCGCTGCTGCTGGTCTCGACGGGCCTGGTCACCGCCGTGCCGCTGGTCTGCTTCGGGGCGGCGGCGATCCGGGTGCCGCTGTCCACGCTGGGGCTGTTGCAGTACCTGGCGCCGCTGTTCCAGTTCGCCCTGGGGGTGGCGTACTTCCACGAGGCGATGCCGGCGGAGCGGTGGGCCGGCTTCTCGCTGGTCTGGCTGGCGCTGACGATCCTGACGTGGGAGGCGCTGCGGACGGGACGCAGGGCGCGGGCGGAGAGGGCGCGGCTGGCCGAGGCGGTGCGGGTGGCTGCGGGTCCGGCGGGAGGTTCGGCCGGGACCGGGGGCGAGGCCGGCGCGGGGGGTCGTGCGCCCGCCGGGGCGTCCGGTCAGGGGGCCGTCGAGCCCGCCTCCTGA
- a CDS encoding SDR family oxidoreductase, with amino-acid sequence MSIVVTGATGHLGRLVVRSLLASGTAPGDIAAVVRDKEKAADLAAAGVALRVADYDRPETLADAFRSGDRVLLVSGSEVGRRVPQHTAVIDAARAAGVAQLAYTSILRGTGSDLQLAAEHQVTERLIVDSGLPYTLLRNGFYHEVYTEALAPVLEHGKVVHSAGDGRIATASRADYAAAAAAVLTGEGHLNRTYELSGDTAWSFAEFAAELSRQTGRTITYDNVPAEVYGEILGGAGVPATFVPILVDLDAGIGRGQIADVTGELAGLIGRPTTPLAESVAEALAGREG; translated from the coding sequence ATGAGCATTGTTGTCACCGGAGCCACCGGCCACCTCGGCCGCCTTGTCGTCCGGTCCCTGCTGGCCTCCGGCACGGCGCCCGGCGACATCGCCGCCGTGGTGCGCGACAAGGAGAAGGCCGCGGACCTGGCGGCGGCGGGCGTGGCGTTGCGGGTCGCCGACTACGACCGGCCCGAGACGCTGGCGGACGCGTTCAGGAGCGGCGACCGGGTCCTGCTGGTCTCGGGCAGCGAGGTCGGACGGCGGGTCCCGCAGCACACCGCCGTGATCGACGCCGCGCGGGCGGCGGGGGTCGCGCAGCTCGCGTACACCAGCATCCTGCGCGGCACCGGCTCCGACCTCCAGCTGGCGGCCGAGCACCAGGTCACCGAGCGGCTGATCGTCGACTCGGGGCTGCCGTACACCCTCCTCCGCAACGGCTTCTACCACGAGGTCTACACCGAGGCCCTGGCCCCGGTCCTGGAGCACGGGAAGGTGGTCCACAGCGCGGGCGACGGGCGGATCGCCACCGCGAGCCGCGCGGACTACGCGGCCGCCGCGGCCGCGGTCCTGACCGGCGAGGGGCACCTGAACCGGACGTACGAGCTGAGCGGCGACACCGCCTGGTCCTTCGCGGAGTTCGCCGCGGAGCTGTCCCGGCAGACCGGCCGCACGATCACGTACGACAACGTGCCGGCCGAGGTGTACGGGGAGATCCTCGGCGGCGCGGGGGTGCCGGCGACGTTCGTCCCGATCCTCGTGGACCTCGACGCCGGGATCGGGCGGGGGCAGATCGCGGACGTGACGGGGGAGCTGGCCGGGCTCATCGGCCGCCCGACGACGCCGCTCGCGGAGAGCGTGGCGGAGGCGCTGGCGGGGCGCGAGGGGTGA
- a CDS encoding winged helix-turn-helix transcriptional regulator: MTVSGVDLDARPPRANVNEPMCGSRLVLEHVTSRWGVLVLANLLERSYRFSELRRTVGGVSEKMLAQTLQTLERDGFVHRDAKPVIPPRVDYSLTDLGREAAEQVWGLARWTERRLGDVEAARETYDEARTS, encoded by the coding sequence ATGACAGTAAGCGGAGTGGATCTGGACGCCCGGCCGCCCCGGGCGAACGTCAACGAGCCCATGTGCGGCTCCCGGCTCGTGCTGGAGCACGTCACCTCGCGCTGGGGTGTGCTGGTCCTGGCCAACCTGCTGGAGCGCTCGTACCGCTTCAGCGAGCTGCGGCGCACGGTCGGCGGGGTCAGCGAGAAGATGCTCGCCCAGACCCTCCAGACCCTGGAGCGCGACGGCTTCGTCCACCGCGACGCCAAGCCCGTGATCCCGCCCCGCGTGGACTACAGCCTCACCGACCTGGGGCGCGAGGCCGCCGAGCAGGTGTGGGGCCTGGCCCGCTGGACGGAACGCCGGCTGGGCGACGTCGAGGCGGCGCGCGAGACGTACGACGAGGCCCGGACCTCGTAG
- a CDS encoding 2-oxoacid:ferredoxin oxidoreductase subunit beta, translating to MSEAQAQAHVHAQANELLTLVPPAQGKQSMKDFKSDQEVRWCPGCGDYAVLAAVQGFMPELGLAKENIVFVSGIGCSSRFPYYMNTYGMHSIHGRAPAIATGLATSRRDLSVWVVTGDGDALSIGGNHLIHALRRNVNLKILLFNNRIYGLTKGQYSPTSEVGKITKSTPMGSLDAPFNPVSLALGAEASFVARTVDSDRKHLTEVLRQAADHPGTALVEIYQNCNIFNDGAFEVLKDRERAQEAVIRLEHGRPIRFGAPLENGLGSKGVVRDMTSGDLEVVTVTAENEARVLVHDAHAASPTTAFALSRLADADTLHHTPIGVLRSARRPVYDTLMSDQLDRAVERQGKGDLAAMLAGGDTWTVAG from the coding sequence ATGTCTGAGGCTCAGGCGCAGGCTCATGTGCACGCCCAGGCGAACGAGCTGCTGACGCTCGTCCCGCCGGCCCAGGGCAAGCAGTCCATGAAGGACTTCAAGTCGGACCAGGAGGTCCGCTGGTGCCCCGGCTGCGGTGACTACGCGGTCCTCGCGGCGGTCCAGGGCTTCATGCCCGAACTGGGCCTGGCCAAGGAGAACATCGTCTTCGTCTCGGGCATCGGGTGCTCCTCCCGCTTCCCGTACTACATGAACACGTACGGGATGCACTCCATCCACGGCCGCGCCCCGGCCATCGCCACGGGCCTCGCCACCTCGCGCCGCGACCTGTCGGTGTGGGTCGTCACCGGGGACGGCGACGCGTTGTCCATCGGCGGCAACCACCTGATCCACGCGCTGCGGCGGAACGTCAACCTGAAGATCCTGCTGTTCAACAACCGGATCTACGGGCTGACGAAGGGCCAGTACTCCCCCACCTCCGAGGTCGGGAAGATCACCAAGTCGACGCCGATGGGGTCGCTCGACGCGCCCTTCAACCCGGTGTCGCTGGCGCTCGGCGCGGAGGCGTCCTTCGTGGCCCGTACGGTCGACTCCGACCGCAAGCACCTCACCGAGGTGCTGCGCCAGGCCGCCGACCACCCGGGCACGGCGCTGGTGGAGATCTACCAGAACTGCAACATCTTCAACGACGGCGCGTTCGAGGTCCTCAAGGACCGCGAGCGGGCGCAGGAGGCCGTGATCCGGCTGGAGCACGGGCGGCCGATCCGCTTCGGGGCGCCGCTGGAGAACGGGCTCGGGTCCAAGGGCGTCGTCCGGGACATGACCTCCGGGGACCTGGAGGTGGTGACCGTCACCGCCGAGAACGAGGCGCGGGTGCTGGTCCACGACGCGCACGCGGCGAGCCCGACCACGGCGTTCGCGCTGTCCCGCCTCGCCGACGCGGACACCCTGCACCACACGCCGATCGGGGTGCTGCGCAGCGCGCGGCGCCCGGTGTACGACACGTTGATGTCGGACCAGCTCGACCGGGCGGTCGAGCGGCAGGGCAAGGGCGACCTGGCGGCGATGCTGGCCGGGGGCGACACCTGGACGGTCGCGGGCTGA